The Gossypium hirsutum isolate 1008001.06 chromosome D06, Gossypium_hirsutum_v2.1, whole genome shotgun sequence genome contains the following window.
GGAGGAGAACCATTGGTCCTAGGACATTGCAAGCATCTATGCCACATCCAGATCTTGCCCTCTTTTTCACCAGGCAAGAAAAATTCAGGGAGTTTCTTAACAGAAATGGTGAGTGTTCCTTGTCTATGAGTATAACAGTGAACATGTGCTTCTGAAGGCAAGTCACATGAATTGCATCGAAAACTCTGAAAAGAATCATCAGTCTCCTTAGTTTGGAGAGAATTACTGCATCTGAACAAAGAAATACATAAATGTGAGGAAGAGAAAGTACACCTGATCGAACAAATGATCCCGCAAAAATCGACCCAAAGGTTTATCAAAACTGCCATAGTACTTGATCCGAAAGAGATGGGATCTTTCGCAGACAGTCCCTTTCCGCACACATCGAGATGATAAAGATACCAAAATGCTCTGATTATCAGAAGGTGCAGAAGGAAATGCTTCATTTAAAGTTTTTGACACTTCAGATTGGTTATTATGGTTTTTATCATCTTGTTGCACAGATGTTGCCTTTGAACCACCTGATTGAAGTTCAACCACTGTGCTATTATTCTCCGAGTTAATGTGTGCCAAAGATTCTAACGGGTGGACACCATTATTCATGAAAGCTGGCTTACTTTTGTCCACCATAATTTCCCTCATTGAGGATTCTTTGGTACCCATTTCACTTTTCTTGGAAAATGCATCCAAAATATTCTCAGAAGTAGTTGATAAAAGGGCAGTTGACTTTTTCACAGTGGGTTGTACAGACCACAAGCTTGTACCTTTACTTAAACAAGATGCTGGAGTTTCTTCTATCTTCTGAATATTGCGACTGATGATTGCCGATGGAACACTGTTAGCTCTTTGTGGTCCACTACAATGTTGAGATCCCTGGGGCTTTACATTGGCAGGAGTAGTAAAACCAGGAACCGTCGATATTGACCTTGCCAAGGTTAATGGTTTATCCGGAAGTGCCACAGTCATTGGAGAGTTGGGGAATTCTGGCAAAGAGGCTCCTTCATCGGCAAGAAATGATGTCTCCAAAGCCAAGTGATAAGCTGCAAAAATTCCATATTGGATTACATTCTTGGCTTTCTTCAATTCATCTCCATTTGCACCCCTAAGCAGTATCTGaagcaaacatatatatatatatacacactcaGTTAGACTAATGAAATGATCCATCATAGCAATAAATTTCATATAAATCCACACTGGGGGCAACATGAATATTATCTGTAtcaattgacttttttttttttgggttagttTAAAAAACTTACAGTGCAACCCAATGGCTTAGGGCAGCCTTCAAAATACATTAATGTCTTGGCCAATTTCTTCCCTCCTTGCCTAGCAGAGCCAAGATCTTCCCTGAACCTCTCAACATGAAATTTTTCACAGTAGCCCAGCTTCTGAGAAAAGAGATGGTCAACGGAAGGGACTATTTGAGCGCCAGTGCAGCGTGAAATGCGTTCTAATAATGGCCTCTTGATATTGAGAACAAGTGATATGTTTTTCTCCAGAAGATATTCCTGGGCAAATCGAGAGACTGATTTCTCTACTAGAAGGATATTAGGTTTATGTGCATGTATCTTCGCTACAGCCATCTTCAAATGATCCATTTCCTGGTTAAAGATGCCAAACCAGTAAAAGAACCACAAAAAgtagaatttagaaaaaaaaacatcatgGAAGTAAAAATCAATGAAGCAAAATAGGAAGGAACACATAAAACATGAAACACCTGTAGCAACAAAGTATCAAAACTTGACAATAGGTTAGAGACCCGCTGGTATTCAAGAGCTCCACCAAGGATCATCAACCGAGGTTTCTCTACTTTTGAATTCATTCTTCGATGAGCAACATTTTTCTTGCAAACAACTCCCTTGATAACCATACTATAAGAACCATAGGAAAATCAGAAAcagtaaataaaatgaaataaaatataaaaggttcATAACCAGTGCAGTATTATACTTCAATTAGAATGAATGATGCAGCAAATTAGTGCAACTGATAGTTTAATGTCAGAAATTACTATCATGAAAACCTGCAATTTACTCGTAGTATGAGACAGTAGAAAGAACTGAAGGGAGGTAGCAGATCTTGCAATGTTTAGGCAGTGGCAAACTGTGAGATTTTGGAGTTTAAAAGGGAGGAATCTCCATCTAATTGGCATGTCACTCCTGACATAATAATCTAATTCTTTGGCTTTTCAATCGGAAATCAATGACTTCCTCAAGTTGCTGCACCAAATGTCAATATGGACAAATGGAGAAGAACAATTCAagtcaacaatttttttttttttttggctcacACTTTAACAGTATCTATAGCAATTTACTCAGATAAGATTGTAGATTGATTCATCTCTTATTCATCATAGACCAGGTAAAATGaagagttgaattgatgttgttaagAATCATATTAAGAAAATCCTAGCATAAACTTGTTAGATTCACATGAGTTATTAAATTAGGAACCTGCTACTCAGCAGCCAAACTTAAGCCGGTATGCACTATATTAATATGCTGAAACCTTAAAGAAAAGGGTTGATGCAGACAATACAGGGTTATCTGTTTTACAAAGCAATCATAGTGGTCATCTCAGTGATTTTATCTAATTCATATATCTACATTCACAAGAACAAAACGGCATAAAGGATGGTACCACACAAACATTTATTATCTGATGTAACGTTTACCTCTCATTGCGAAGCCCAGAAGCTATGCATTTCACTTTAACATATCCAGCAGGGTCCATCTCTCCCCCTTTGCTTGTGTATGGCTTCAAAAGTGAAGCAGCCTCCCAAGAAAGAGCGGTGATGATCTCCAACCAGCTATCTTTACTAAATTCATCACCCAAGGGAAGGTTCTCGACCTGTAAAAGCTGAGCAATCAAAGCCCTAAAATGCCCATCAACAATATTCTTTGTTACTTTCTTCTGCTCCTCATTCGACCTACTATCCCTAGAGCGAGATTCCCCACTTCCGAAACTGCTTGACTTGCGCCAATACTCCCACTCACTTGCACCTTCACCGTCATCCTCTTCTTCAAACATAGCAGCTTCCctctcatcttcttcatcttctggTTCAGGAGGGAGCCAAAGAAGTCCATTTTCAAAATCTACAGGCTCAGCAGCATATAAAGTAGGTGATGCTTCATGTTCATCACCATCGTGTTCATCTTTCTGCACAAGCTGTGATATTCCTTCCACATCTGGTGAAGGAACACGGTTGACAGGAGAAGTGCTTAAACTTTTTGAGTCGATATTTTCTCTATCAGGATAAACTTTCTGTGACTCATCATCATTACTAATGTCATCAAAGTCAATAGGAGTATAGTAGCCATCATCTTCAGAGAAATGCGATGTCTCAGAATCAGACAGATATAAGCAGTACTCATCATCCTCATCATCAATCCAAACCTTTTGAGTCAATATTCCCTCAGAACTTCTTGAGTCAATATTTCCTCCATCATTATTGCTCATCTCATCAGAACTAAGAGGCGTATAGTAGCCATTATCTTCAGAGAAATGCATTGTATCAGAACCGGCCATATATAAACTGTAGTCATCATCCTCATCATCAATTCCAATGCTGAAAGAATAGCAAGCAACGTTTAAGTATTAAGAATAGAATCTCTCCAAATCTTCCAATTGGTTTCAATGGCTACTTCctttttcattcctttttctGTTTTCTAGAGATCTATTCAATAGGCAGAActagttaaaatatattaatgaaaaaaatgacAATAACGCTAATAGAAAtggacaaatatatatatgtacatacagaTACCCTACTGCCCAAgtcaaaatataaagaaatcaGTTATGCTTGGCCGGTAgacaaaactttaaaaattttaagaaaaatgcaATTAAGTGCAAGAACATCTGACCTGCTCCATGAAAACTCATATTGGCTGGAAGATGGATCTTCTGCATCCATAATAAGATCATCGCTAAACTTGGGTGTTTTCTGGCTAGGCCTGCACATGCCTTGCCTCATTGCAGAACGAGGGCTGGGAATAGACCTCCGGTGCAAATGTTGGAATCGTCTGGCTCGAAATGCCACTGAGCTGGTAATACTGGTGGCCAACATTGAGGAACAAAGATCCTGGTCGGGCACCCACACTTGACCATCATTGGTATATATCCCCAGCCTCCATTGCTTGAAACAATAATCGCATACCCGCATCATCTCCTGCTCTTCGAGGGGGATCTGTGGGTCATAAGATGGAGCAGGAATTGAGTTTGCTGTACACTTGGCACAGAAAACTCGGCCACAGAGTCGACAATGGTGTCGACGGTTAAATAATGTGAATTGGGCATCACAGTCATAGCATACCCTGCAGCTATGACCGGGCATCCAAAAATCCCGTGATACATTAGCAGCCTCTGATTGCCAAGGGAGCCACGACTTTAGTAAACTAACTAGCTCAGAAAATATGTTGTTAGGAGCATCCATCATCCATCTACCAATGATCCGACTGCCCTCATTCATTATGCTATGTTCATTTGGCACCCGTAACAAACCATAACCTACATAGCCTGAAGACACAATCCGACCAACGAATAATTGACACTAATCCACCTATCTAAGTAATTCTTACTTCTTCATCTCAATCCAACAATGAAGACTATATGGTACGATAGAAACAGGAAACTGCTTCCACCTTCATTAAACCCTTATCCAAATCAATCCTCTCGGTATTTCTCctaaactgaaataatttttttgtcaaaattcttCTATCTTCAATTTGTCCAACCAAATCACAAATTGCAAGAAAGCCAGACCTTAATATAAAGGGTAAAATTATAAGACTGATCCTCAGTTACTATAAAATAAGATCAAAGCACACCCCTTTTCACGAACCAATACAGATCCATCTTTCATCAATAACTCACAGGCGGAATTTAAACAAAACCCAATGTTCAACCAAATATCATTTCCTCATTAAAACAACCCAACTATAATCAATCAATCAAATTTCCCCCTCCCCACAGATAGATACAAACAGATTTTTACGCAATTCAACCCTTTTACCTTGGATTACCAATCAACAACGCCATCATCAAACAAACGATGATCAACCTCTTGAAGAATGAAGCAACTAGCCAACCGATTCTTGCCACCCACGCAAACGAAAAGCAGGTGAAATCCAAGTGAAAGAGAAAGCCATCACAAACCCAGAATGAGATTCTGCGTCAAGAAACCAATAGAATGTTGAAATTCTTGACCTTGATAATGAGCCTATCGTTCGCAAGATCAAAAAAAGAACCCCATTTTTTCTATTTTGCAAGTTTGTATCAAAAACAACACCTGAAAAAGCCTATGCATTGTTTCCCATAAAAAAACAATTTGGGCATACTATATATATCTAATCTCACAGTCcaatcaaaaaatatatttttttaatttgttgacaGCATTATTTTTCCCCGATATCCTGTGGTAGAGAAAGCTCTCTCCTTTATGAATTGAACACTAAGCTGcatgtataaaataaaattttaaaaaaaaatttgagcaaTGTTTTTTTTGGGTTATGGAAGGACAAAAATGACATTGAAAGAGATTGTACTTAAGTTAGAAGTTTTGGAGGTTTGACTATATTTAAAGAGGAATGTGCATCAGGAACGGAGGAGACTTTGAAGGGTAATTTATTTGCTGCCTCTCCCGCTCAACGACGGAATGTGATGAACCACATTGCTCCTCTTCCTACCGATTCCATGCTTGTTTTGGCTCTCTATCTACTATACCCTATATATACCGTCATCCATTATTAACATTTTTAGGGGAGAGGCGAAAGGTTTCcattattaacattttttttccaTTATTAACATGTTTTTTAGACTCTTATAAGTCtaatcaattaaatttatttgactCGAGACTCACTTACGGTAAGAtgaatttaactttttctttttccaacagAAAAATCAATTGAAAACCTCAAAATGATTACTCCAGAGAACAGCGAATTGCAGTCATGTTCATCTGCAATTTTggttcataaaaattataaatacggTCCTGGTTTTGATCAAAGTCTATCAAAGAGAGATTTTCTTTTGCCATTTGAGTCTCAAACAAATCCATACGGACCTAAAAAAAAAAGACCGAGCATAAAACTTTCAGAATGAAAGCGGATGTGAGAACTGAAAAAGCATACCCAAATAAACGGATTTGAGCGAATGAACAAGAGAAGAGAAGGAACTTGAGTGTACTTTTGTTGGGGATTTTTAGCCCGATGATGTTTGGCTTGTTGGAGTATCTCTGCAATTCATTTTTCTTCCTTGAAAAAGCTATCTTTCGCAGCAATTTTGATGTTTTCTTAAGATCATATACAAGTTTCCAAGCAAAATTCTGGTTTCAATCTGCTCTGTTTTGTTGATATCTATTTTGCTACATATTTTGGTCTGAGAAACATATGGTGATCTGCTGTTCGAGTGTTACTCCGATAAATTTCGGTTTCTGCTGAGCACAAAAATGAAATCTAGAACGTTACTGAGATAAGAAATCATGAGTTTTTGACAAACTTCGCATAATGTTTTTTATccttcaactttacaaaaaataattattttaaccatTCATTTAAATTGATGATACctcaatatttaattaatgttttaaattttaaaatattaaaattatatatttttatatttttaattattttaattctttttaatttttaaaaataatttttataatttttttattttcaaaaattaattaaatactaataTACCATCCACTTGTATACAAGGTTAACAAAGTTAAAAAACAACATTCATTTTTACAtgattcaacaaaaaaaaataaactcaaatttaaaataaataaataaaaagacaaaaaaaatagagaactaaaatgttttttttttaagttgaaggGCAAAATCTTTACCTGTTTAGTGTCACTCTCAATCAAAGTTATTAGCTTAATCCCCCAAGGTTCAATGATGCTTTTAACGTAAACTTTGATTCTCTCTTATTTTATACACAAAATTttgtttgattcaatttttaaaaattattatataattgttttatatttacatattccATACACAAgttataatatttatctaatatataaataaattgatcaatttatttctttaaatatgtataattaaatcaaaattaatgttttatgaatatatttgaatcacaatcaaaatttcatgtatacaattacaccaaatcaaagtcatgtatcaaatttcacaacaaattaaagtttatgtatagttttaaaatttatccctaaAAAATATCAAAGCTGTTAGCgttttaaaaaatctaatttttatatcaaatacGTTGCACgtgattttatacatttttaatttattagtttaatatatttgtactaattgaataagtttaatttatgctaAATATCAAttagttttgaaaatttaattgagagaataaaataatattttataaataataaaaaaatttaaattaatatataaaattattcaaataatattcaaatttataattaataaaaaagatatttcatatttaataataaccattaaaaataaattttaaatttctttcaaaacaaattcacaaattgATTTACACCTACACCAAATAAATAATgggtaaataaagaaaaagaatttaatatgGCTTGATTCACAGGgtataaacaatttataaaagaaattgtaaaaaataatattctatCTCCCTTCGGTGTTATTGTTATTTGAACATGATTCGATATTACCTTTTCAAGAACCATTGTTTTAATGCtctattcttttttatataattttaacttattattgttaaaaatttctAGTAAAAACTAGAAATTTTTCTTAAATGCTATAGGATTGTATATACCTAATTATTTAATGCTATCTATAAAGTTACAATTAAGTTTTAATGGTATATATAACTCTAATACTATTAAGTGATAATAAAGATGCTTAGagttttattcaattaataactttatttgtataaataaaattaacacaaattttttaaataaaaaaccatttttataataatgtcaaaattaaattataaataattttaactaataattgtaacttaaattataattataattattacaaattttcttatattttatgcttaaagtTCTTTTCaagtaataattctattttaaaaatagaaaaactttgtttacactaaaattttttaagtaataattttaaaataaattataattatttttaaatatatataattctaaCTTATTATTGCTAATAATCTCTATTTTTTGTCAGTAATTTTTCTTAGATGCTACATGATTGAATATATGTAACCTCTcaacccaacctagacgttagACCCGAATTTAAGAGATTATATTAGCCACCGAAGCGACCTGATAAGCTTTTagagttgttgttttttttttgaaaaacggtccTTTCTAAAAcgtttgtttaattttgttttgaaaacttAGTTGAGTACTTGTTTTAATTAACCTCAAGTTTTATTTAATTGCCTAACAATGGAAAAGATGGTATTTACCTTTGCTTTTAGTAAAATCAGGgtttatcataaaataataacctAATAACCTAACCTAAAATTATAATTGAATGTCatgcaaaataaaaattcaaaactaaATCCTAAGTCCCATGCCATGGTTCATAAATAATGCAATCttttaaaggaaataaagaataataatgaaactaaaaatattaagaaaacaaAATTGAGCCGAGTCCCTCCGAATGTCACGTCTGCATCCTAACCTTGTGAGTTATCTATAGAGAAGGAACATAAGCGAGGTGAGCTAtgaaagctcaatgtgagtttcaTTATAAGGAAACTGAAACAAGACAGTAGACAAAACACTTTAACAATTCCGAGAATAAACACAATCACAAAGCATTTCAGATTAATAGTTTTTCACATAAAACACTTCACTATAGATTTCTCAGaattcaaaataatcataatcgaataataattcaaaatatcACTATTTTAGATTAACTCAGCACAAGAATAATTGGTGTCACGATTAATCGTATAGAAACGCTGTTCATCGAGCAATTCTCTATAGTAATTTATCACATATCAATATTTCAGATCACACAataatgtacatatgtatatatatatgtatgtatgtatcatCTTAGAAATCACAGTTTTGTATGCACATGTTTTTATGAATGCCATACAGTTCTGGTTTATCAGAAAGATCCTACCCCCACTACTACGCTCATTATTTGGGAGTTCCCCAAAACTCCCACTATACAGCCCAAGTTTAGCCCGGGCCTCACAAAATCAAACCAAGCCCAACAAAACCTTAACCCAAACAAACCCCAAAGCCCATTACAAAACAACCCAAATACCAACCCACCTAGACCTAACCCAGTAACCATCAACCCAATATCCTGCCTAACCAAACCCAATACAACACCTAACCCAAACCCGGAGCCCATTAGCCCAGGCCCAATTTCTCTAAAAAATATCTGCCTAGGGTTTTCAGtctgaaaccctaggcgccgccTCTAGCGCCGCATGCTTTGACTCTTGGTCTTCTGGCGCCGCACCCTACCCCTAGCCACTGCCACCATCGCACGTCAGTCACCGTCACCGCTCCCATGCCACTTGCGCCGTCACCTACAAAGAAGGAACAAAGAAAAAATAAGCATAAGCAGTAGCagaaatcggctataaaagccatcaaaaaataattgtttctttttctttggttAGCAATCTGATGTATCAAAAAAGAGATTagcaaagaaataaaaattaagtttcaaaGGTGATTTCTAGTGTCTTTGTATTCGGTTTTCTCTTGATAGTTTAATccttttcctattttattttatcatttttttgtttatctatttgcgtatatacaatataataaataaaaaagggagaGGTGCTCACCGGGACAGGGTTTGCCGCGCCGATTTGGCGCTTCGTCGGCCGTCGAAGTAGTGGCGGTACGGCGAGTCGAGCGGCGGCGCATCAAGAACCCCACATGGCCGGACGTCTTTGAGAGAAAAGGGGTTTcccttttagttttttaaaaaaaacggcTGAAATGTTTTTGTGAAGCAAAAAAATGGGATTAAATACCctgtaaaacggcgtcgttttgaatTTAGGGTTCAgagaccaaaacgacgtcgttttggtctctgacccgcgcggtgacctgacccaggggaaggatccgcgcgttttcttCAGTTGGAATATTTGCGCAAATAGTCCCTTTGATTTTGTAGCGCTTTCATGGAAGTTTTTCgcatatttttaatttggccatAAAGTTTTGTTTTTGATTCGTTTTAGTCCTCATCTAAGCACAGCGTTCTGGTTCTTTGGGGTATTTACCATTTTGGTTCCCCTTCTTTCAACGCGCtacgcgatttagtcccttttgccttttcttatttcGATTTAGCCCAATACTTTCGTTTTTATTTCGATTCAGTCCatattttagcaat
Protein-coding sequences here:
- the LOC107897675 gene encoding 1-phosphatidylinositol-3-phosphate 5-kinase FAB1B isoform X1, whose product is MNEGSRIIGRWMMDAPNNIFSELVSLLKSWLPWQSEAANVSRDFWMPGHSCRVCYDCDAQFTLFNRRHHCRLCGRVFCAKCTANSIPAPSYDPQIPLEEQEMMRVCDYCFKQWRLGIYTNDGQVWVPDQDLCSSMLATSITSSVAFRARRFQHLHRRSIPSPRSAMRQGMCRPSQKTPKFSDDLIMDAEDPSSSQYEFSWSSIGIDDEDDDYSLYMAGSDTMHFSEDNGYYTPLSSDEMSNNDGGNIDSRSSEGILTQKVWIDDEDDEYCLYLSDSETSHFSEDDGYYTPIDFDDISNDDESQKVYPDRENIDSKSLSTSPVNRVPSPDVEGISQLVQKDEHDGDEHEASPTLYAAEPVDFENGLLWLPPEPEDEEDEREAAMFEEEDDGEGASEWEYWRKSSSFGSGESRSRDSRSNEEQKKVTKNIVDGHFRALIAQLLQVENLPLGDEFSKDSWLEIITALSWEAASLLKPYTSKGGEMDPAGYVKVKCIASGLRNESMVIKGVVCKKNVAHRRMNSKVEKPRLMILGGALEYQRVSNLLSSFDTLLLQEMDHLKMAVAKIHAHKPNILLVEKSVSRFAQEYLLEKNISLVLNIKRPLLERISRCTGAQIVPSVDHLFSQKLGYCEKFHVERFREDLGSARQGGKKLAKTLMYFEGCPKPLGCTILLRGANGDELKKAKNVIQYGIFAAYHLALETSFLADEGASLPEFPNSPMTVALPDKPLTLARSISTVPGFTTPANVKPQGSQHCSGPQRANSVPSAIISRNIQKIEETPASCLSKGTSLWSVQPTVKKSTALLSTTSENILDAFSKKSEMGTKESSMREIMVDKSKPAFMNNGVHPLESLAHINSENNSTVVELQSGGSKATSVQQDDKNHNNQSEVSKTLNEAFPSAPSDNQSILVSLSSRCVRKGTVCERSHLFRIKYYGSFDKPLGRFLRDHLFDQSFRCNSCDLPSEAHVHCYTHRQGTLTISVKKLPEFFLPGEKEGKIWMWHRCLQCPRTNGSPPATLRRVMSDAAWGLSFGKFLELSFSNHAAASRVASCGHSLHRDCLRFYGFGRMVACFRYATIDVHSVYLPPSKLEFDYENQDWIQKETDKVDNQAEILFSEVLKSLRQIAEKQMGLGPLDSNMETSESRHQIAELEGILQKEKLEFEESLPKSLKREGRKGQPVIDILEVNRLRRQLLFQSYMWDQRLVFAAKLENYSPQNSCSNSISGHEEKPPTEIERIKDMDMLKDGKGSECSDSTLVDAKLNTDYDQGKVNGNTNQSDAVHQELGMNRNSNCENEDYNNLSVSQSMFDQYDNDKPKANVRRALSEGQFPVIENLSDTLDAAWTGEIWRGPVLSKKNSFSLPDFCAVDLQGDYEEKIVPKVVRSASPALFSIGSENMEDFVSWLKMPFLSFYRSYNKDFLGSASKLDTFSAYDRFNVSSFRELELQDGARLLLPVGINDTVIPVYDDELTSMISYALVSPEYHSQLSDDGDGPKDEGASTASVPLSDSVNFQLSHSVDDLALDPHRSFGSADGLLRTRSLLIIDPLSRTKSLHVRVSFGDDGSDKVKYVVTCYYAKWFETLRKICCPSEMDFVRSLSRCKKWGAQGGKSNAFFAKTLDDRFIVKQVTKTELESFLKFAPEYFKYLSEAIRSRSPTSLAKILGIYQVTTKQPKGGKESRIDVLVMENLLFMRSVTRLYDLKGSSRSRYNPDSSGSNKVLLDQNLLEQMPTSPIFVGNKAKRLLERAVWNDTAFLAANDVMDYSLLVGVDEEKHELVLGTIDFLRQYTWDKHLETWVKASGILGGPKNASPTVISPEQYKKRFRKAMSTYFLMIPDQWSPPSVPSKSQSDTGEETGQRGTSAK
- the LOC107897675 gene encoding 1-phosphatidylinositol-3-phosphate 5-kinase FAB1B isoform X2; translation: MNEGSRIIGRWMMDAPNNIFSELVSLLKSWLPWQSEAANVSRDFWMPGHSCRVCYDCDAQFTLFNRRHHCRLCGRVFCAKCTANSIPAPSYDPQIPLEEQEMMRVCDYCFKQWRLGIYTNDGQVWVPDQDLCSSMLATSITSSVAFRARRFQHLHRRSIPSPRSAMRQGMCRPSQKTPKFSDDLIMDAEDPSSSQYEFSWSSIGIDDEDDDYSLYMAGSDTMHFSEDNGYYTPLSSDEMSNNDGGNIDSRSSEGILTQKVWIDDEDDEYCLYLSDSETSHFSEDDGYYTPIDFDDISNDDESQKVYPDRENIDSKSLSTSPVNRVPSPDVEGISQLVQKDEHDGDEHEASPTLYAAEPVDFENGLLWLPPEPEDEEDEREAAMFEEEDDGEGASEWEYWRKSSSFGSGESRSRDSRSNEEQKKVTKNIVDGHFRALIAQLLQVENLPLGDEFSKDSWLEIITALSWEAASLLKPYTSKGGEMDPAGYVKVKCIASGLRNESMVIKGVVCKKNVAHRRMNSKVEKPRLMILGGALEYQRVSNLLSSFDTLLLQEMDHLKMAVAKIHAHKPNILLVEKSVSRFAQEYLLEKNISLVLNIKRPLLERISRCTGAQIVPSVDHLFSQKLGYCEKFHVERFREDLGSARQGGKKLAKTLMYFEGCPKPLGCTILLRGANGDELKKAKNVIQYGIFAAYHLALETSFLADEGASLPEFPNSPMTVALPDKPLTLARSISTVPGFTTPANVKPQGSQHCSGPQRANSVPSAIISRNIQKIEETPASCLSKGTSLWSVQPTVKKSTALLSTTSENILDAFSKKSEMGTKESSMREIMVDKSKPAFMNNGVHPLESLAHINSENNSTVVELQSGGSKATSVQQDDKNHNNQSEVSKTLNEAFPSAPSDNQSILVSLSSRCVRKGTVCERSHLFRIKYYGSFDKPLGRFLRDHLFDQSFRCNSCDLPSEAHVHCYTHRQGTLTISVKKLPEFFLPGEKEGKIWMWHRCLQCPRTNGSPPATLRRVMSDAAWGLSFGKFLELSFSNHAAASRVASCGHSLHRDCLRFYGFGRMVACFRYATIDVHSVYLPPSKLEFDYENQDWIQKETDKVDNQAEILFSEVLKSLRQIAEKQMGLGPLDSNMETSESRHQIAELEGILQKEKLEFEESLPKSLKREGRKGQPVIDILEVNRLRRQLLFQSYMWDQRLVFAAKLENYSPQNSCSNSISGHEEKPPTEIERIKDMDMLKDGKGSECSDSTLVDAKLNTDYDQGKVNGNTNQSDAVHQELGMNRNSNCENEDYNNLSVSQSMFDQYDNDKPKANVRRALSEGQFPVIENLSDTLDAAWTGEIWRGPVLSKKNSFSLPDFCAVDLQGDYEEKIVPKVVRSASPALFSIGSENMEDFVSWLKMPFLSFYRSYNKDFLGSASKLDTFSAYDRFNVSSFRELELQDGARLLLPVGINDTVIPVYDDELTSMISYALVSPEYHSQLSDDGDGPKDEGASTASVPLSDSVNFQLSHSVDDLALDPHRSFGSADGLLRTRSLLIIDPLSRTKSLHVRVSFGDDGSDKVKYVVTCYYAKWFETLRKICCPSEMDFVRSLSRCKKWGAQGGKSNAFFAKTLDDRFIVKQVTKTELESFLKFAPEYFKYLSEAIRSRSPTSLAKILGYDKAT